One Candidatus Desulfatibia profunda genomic window, TTAAGTGTGTGCTATTGGCAAGTTCGGCCGTTTTAACTTCAATCGCAATTTCATGATCCCCCAAGATGAAATCGACTTCAAAACCGGAAGACGTTCTCCAATACGAAATTGGGTAAAACATTTCCGAATAACTGGCGTGGGCTGTAATTTCCATCCAGATATAATGCTCAAACGCCCGCCCGAAAAGCTCGGAGCCCGGCAGCACTTTCCCTCTCCGGGTGAGATGAATTACCGGGGAAAGGTCAAAAAAGTAAAACTTAGGGCTGGTGATAACCCGCCGTTTTTTTCTTTTTCGAAAGGCTGGCAATTGCCGCCCTGTCAATGTGTCTTCCAGGATCTGGAAATATTCCTTGATCGTCGGATTTGAAACAGAGCATTCACGTGCAATATTGGTATAATTAAGTATCTCTCCATTCGATAAAGCAGCCACTTCGAGAAAGCGGCTGAAAGCGGAAATATTGCGTGTCAATGCCTCTGCAACGATTTCCTCCTTAAGGTAATCTCCGACGTACGACTGGATCAACCGCTCCGGCTTTGCACTATCGTAATGGCGGGGAATAAGCCCGGAATTCAATGCTTTGATCAATGAAAAATCAATAATCTCCGAAAAAACCAAAGGATAAAGTTCGTAGCGAACAGCGCGCCCGCCCAGCAAATTAGCGTGCCCCCGTTTTACCTTTCTGGCGCTGGAACCACATAAGATGAAGCGCAACCCCTTATTTTCAATCAACCAATGTACTTCATCAAGAAGTGCGGGGATTTTTTGGATTTCGTCAATGATGACTGGATCGCGCTGAGTGGTTCCATCCAAGCCCTTGGCACTGCATTGTTCGCGGATAAGTTTCGGCTCGCGCAATAGCCTTTGATATTCCGTTGACAACAAAAGGTCATAGCGGAGCGCCTCCGGGAACAGCATTTTCAACAGCGTGCTTTTTCCTGTCTGACGGGGTCCCCAGAGAAAACAAGTCTCTTTTGAACTCAAATTTAAATATTGAATTCGCTTGTGCATGTAAATTTAATGTCCTTTTTTAAATTTACATGCAATATACAGATTTATAGTTTGATTTGCAAATGTTTTTTTGAGGTGGGCCTGTGCGAATAATTTTATCCGGATATAAACAGAACTTAGAACCGAATATTTTGAGCTTGAATAAATCTCCCCGCCCTAACGGCCGGAGGGCTGACATGCGTCAGTGCTTTGCGACGGGAAGCATGCCGGTCAAAACAGCATTACGTTTCAGCCGCCGGCAAGAATTTAACATGAATATTCATAGCTTGAGTTTGATATTTCATGTTTAACATGGATGTTGTTAGAAAGGATCTCAATCTTGAACATCTCTGGGTAATTTACCCGCGAGGCGAAGCCTACCGTCTGGCCGACAACATTACCGTACTTCCACTAAGCAGCGTTAAGGAGATCTGGAGTTGCCGTTAAGACTGTGCGGGGTTACAGGTCCTCCCGGAGAACCGTTTTGAGATGCCTGGAATCCTTTCTTCTGACACATGATTCCGAATCCAAATCAAAACCGCCCATGAGATAGCCTCGATATAAGGTTCAAGGCAGCAACCTGCAATTTTAAATGGTCTGTTATGACCATAAGAGATAGACCAAAACGAAAAAAAAGTAGGTGTTTTTGACCCTGCTTTAAAACATTCAGCAAATTGCTGGCAAATTTCATATGGGTTTACAGATCTTTCGATTCAAAACTTTTCTAATAACTCTGTTTTCTTGCTATCATACTCTTCTTGAGTGATTAATCCTTTGTCAAAAAGTGTCTTTAATTTTTCAAGTTTATCCTCTACATCATCATCCTTGGCTGGTGTTATGGCTTTTTCTATAGGTTCTCTAATATATTTTTGGATGTCAGGATCGTTTAATATTTCTACTGCTGACCACAGCATAGCATTGCCATACGCTCTCAGACCAGTGCCTCCTGACTTACCCCTCCCTATGAATGATTTTGAGTACACTCCACCGACATCAACATTAAAATCTACCCATGCACGAACATGAAAACCCATGAAGGGAAGATAAAAATTAATGTCCTTAATTTTAATTTTCAACACTTTTTCAGCATCAGGTGCAACCTTAATCCCTCTCTTTTTTAGTTCCCCTTCTAAAATTTCAATAAGTTGACCTGTCCATAAATGTAATTCTGCGCATTCGATTTTTCCGCATTTAGAGTCTTTGTTATCAAAGAGTCTTTTGCCTGTAGGTATTACATCTTCTGGCGTGTTTTCATTGACTAATTGTATAGTAACATCGGAGTGAAAGTCTTCTATAATCCCTTCCGTCATTGGTAAACGGTCTGGCACAACATAACGAGGCCCACACCCACTAATTGTAATTATCAGTATTCCAAAAATAACAAAAAATTTCTTCATACTGACCCCCTTTTTAGGAAAACAAAATAGATGATTCCTTGCCT contains:
- a CDS encoding SHOCT domain-containing protein, with the protein product MTEGIIEDFHSDVTIQLVNENTPEDVIPTGKRLFDNKDSKCGKIECAELHLWTGQLIEILEGELKKRGIKVAPDAEKVLKIKIKDINFYLPFMGFHVRAWVDFNVDVGGVYSKSFIGRGKSGGTGLRAYGNAMLWSAVEILNDPDIQKYIREPIEKAITPAKDDDVEDKLEKLKTLFDKGLITQEEYDSKKTELLEKF
- a CDS encoding ATP-binding protein, translated to MHKRIQYLNLSSKETCFLWGPRQTGKSTLLKMLFPEALRYDLLLSTEYQRLLREPKLIREQCSAKGLDGTTQRDPVIIDEIQKIPALLDEVHWLIENKGLRFILCGSSARKVKRGHANLLGGRAVRYELYPLVFSEIIDFSLIKALNSGLIPRHYDSAKPERLIQSYVGDYLKEEIVAEALTRNISAFSRFLEVAALSNGEILNYTNIARECSVSNPTIKEYFQILEDTLTGRQLPAFRKRKKRRVITSPKFYFFDLSPVIHLTRRGKVLPGSELFGRAFEHYIWMEITAHASYSEMFYPISYWRTSSGFEVDFILGDHEIAIEVKTAELANSTHLKGLRKFKQEYSVRRSILVSLDSTPRKTQDQIEILPWQVFLEQLWQGKILG